From the genome of Globicephala melas chromosome 11, mGloMel1.2, whole genome shotgun sequence, one region includes:
- the LOC115850966 gene encoding BOLA class I histocompatibility antigen, alpha chain BL3-7-like isoform X2 produces MAPRTLLLLLTGALALTETLAGSHSLRYFYTGVSRPGRGEPRFIAVGYVDDTQFVRFDSDAPNPREEPRAPWMEQEGPEYWDRNTRIYKDTAQIFRESLNNLRGYYNQSEAGSHTLQWMYGCDVGPDGRLLRGYIQDAYDGADYIALNEDLRSWTAADAAAQISKRKREAAGAAEQLRNYLQGTCVEGLLRYLENGKDTLQRADPPKTHVTHHPISDREVTLRCWALGFYPEEISLTWQRDGEDQTQDMELVETRPSGDRTFQKWAALVVPSGEEQRYTCHVQHEGLQKPLTVRWEPPQPTIPIMVLIVCLVVLVVTGAVVTGAVIWRKKHSGEKRGSYTQAANSDSAQGSDVSLMDPKV; encoded by the exons ATGGCACCGCGAACCCTCCTTCTGCTCCTCACGGGGGCCCTGGCCCTGACCGAGACCTTGGCGG gctcCCACTCCCTGAGGTATTTCTACACCGGGGTGTCCCGGCCCGGCCGCGGGGAGCCCCGCTTCATCGCCGTCGGCTACGTGGACGACACGCAGTTCGTGCGGTTCGACAGCGACGCCCCGAATCCGAGGGAAGAGCCGCGGGCGCCGTGGATGGAGCAGGAGGGGCCGGAGTACTGGGATCGGAACACGCGGATCTACAAGGACACCGCACAGATTTTCCGAGAGAGCCTGAACAACCTGCGCGGCTACTACAACCAGAGCGAGGCCG GGTCTCACACCCTCCAGTGGATGTACGGCTGCGACGTGGGGCCGGACGGTCGCCTCCTACGCGGGTACATACAGGACGCCTACGACGGCGCCGATTACATCGCCCTGAACGAGGACCTGCGCTCCTGGACCGCGGCCGACGCGGCGGCTCAGATCTCCAAGCGCAAGCGGGAGGCGGCtggtgctgcggagcaactaaggaaCTACCTGCAGGGCACCTGCGTGGAGGGGCTCCTCAGATACCTGGAGAACGGGAAGGACACGCTGCAGCGCGCAG ACCCTCCAAAGACACACGTGACCCACCACCCCATCTCTGACCGTGAGGTCACCCTGaggtgctgggccctgggcttcTACCCTGAGGAGATCTCACTGACCTGGCAGCGTGATGGGGAGGATCAGACCCAGGACATGGAGCTTGTGGAGACCAGGCCTTCAGGGGACAGAACCTTCCAGAAGTGGGCGGCCCTGGTGGTGCCTTCTGGAGAGGAGCAGAGATACACGTGCCACGTGCAGCACGAGGGGCTTCAGAAGCCCCTCACTGTGAGATGGG aaCCTCCTCAGCCCACCATCCCCATCATGGTCCTCATTGTTTGCCTGGTTGTCTTGGTGGTAACTGGAGCCGTGGTGACTGGAGCTGTGATCTGGAGGAAGAAGCACTCAG GTGAAAAAAGAGGGAGCTACACTCAGGCTGCAA ACAGTGACAGTGCTCAGGGCTCTGATGTGTCTCTCATGGATCCTAAAG TGTGA
- the LOC115850966 gene encoding BOLA class I histocompatibility antigen, alpha chain BL3-7-like isoform X1, protein MAPRTLLLLLTGALALTETLAGSHSLRYFYTGVSRPGRGEPRFIAVGYVDDTQFVRFDSDAPNPREEPRAPWMEQEGPEYWDRNTRIYKDTAQIFRESLNNLRGYYNQSEAGSHTLQWMYGCDVGPDGRLLRGYIQDAYDGADYIALNEDLRSWTAADAAAQISKRKREAAGAAEQLRNYLQGTCVEGLLRYLENGKDTLQRADPPKTHVTHHPISDREVTLRCWALGFYPEEISLTWQRDGEDQTQDMELVETRPSGDRTFQKWAALVVPSGEEQRYTCHVQHEGLQKPLTVRWEPPQPTIPIMVLIVCLVVLVVTGAVVTGAVIWRKKHSGEKRGSYTQAANSDSAQGSDVSLMDPKGETLEGLDWERCWGGGDAPGGGEL, encoded by the exons ATGGCACCGCGAACCCTCCTTCTGCTCCTCACGGGGGCCCTGGCCCTGACCGAGACCTTGGCGG gctcCCACTCCCTGAGGTATTTCTACACCGGGGTGTCCCGGCCCGGCCGCGGGGAGCCCCGCTTCATCGCCGTCGGCTACGTGGACGACACGCAGTTCGTGCGGTTCGACAGCGACGCCCCGAATCCGAGGGAAGAGCCGCGGGCGCCGTGGATGGAGCAGGAGGGGCCGGAGTACTGGGATCGGAACACGCGGATCTACAAGGACACCGCACAGATTTTCCGAGAGAGCCTGAACAACCTGCGCGGCTACTACAACCAGAGCGAGGCCG GGTCTCACACCCTCCAGTGGATGTACGGCTGCGACGTGGGGCCGGACGGTCGCCTCCTACGCGGGTACATACAGGACGCCTACGACGGCGCCGATTACATCGCCCTGAACGAGGACCTGCGCTCCTGGACCGCGGCCGACGCGGCGGCTCAGATCTCCAAGCGCAAGCGGGAGGCGGCtggtgctgcggagcaactaaggaaCTACCTGCAGGGCACCTGCGTGGAGGGGCTCCTCAGATACCTGGAGAACGGGAAGGACACGCTGCAGCGCGCAG ACCCTCCAAAGACACACGTGACCCACCACCCCATCTCTGACCGTGAGGTCACCCTGaggtgctgggccctgggcttcTACCCTGAGGAGATCTCACTGACCTGGCAGCGTGATGGGGAGGATCAGACCCAGGACATGGAGCTTGTGGAGACCAGGCCTTCAGGGGACAGAACCTTCCAGAAGTGGGCGGCCCTGGTGGTGCCTTCTGGAGAGGAGCAGAGATACACGTGCCACGTGCAGCACGAGGGGCTTCAGAAGCCCCTCACTGTGAGATGGG aaCCTCCTCAGCCCACCATCCCCATCATGGTCCTCATTGTTTGCCTGGTTGTCTTGGTGGTAACTGGAGCCGTGGTGACTGGAGCTGTGATCTGGAGGAAGAAGCACTCAG GTGAAAAAAGAGGGAGCTACACTCAGGCTGCAA ACAGTGACAGTGCTCAGGGCTCTGATGTGTCTCTCATGGATCCTAAAGGTGAGACCCTGGAGGGCCTAGATTGGGAGAGGTGTTGGGGTGGAGGAGATGCCCCGGGTGGTGGGGAGCTTTGA